A portion of the Paucilactobacillus hokkaidonensis JCM 18461 genome contains these proteins:
- a CDS encoding ABC transporter substrate-binding protein/permease codes for MIKKVLKGLTLALLSVLLVLPILSGSANAATNESNSSSQASSSSSSAITTGQEDSLAKIKQKGEIVLGTSPDYPPYEFMAKGKVVGMDVEIAKKIAKDMGVKLVIKKMSFDSLLVALQTGKVDMVISGVNPTAKRAKSVDFSKSYYKAGQYILVNKADKGVYKDMTSFSGKTLGAQTGSLPYNIAKKQAKNAKVKGMEQVSDLVIALKTHKVDGVVLDQPTAEAYAKNDSSIVAKDGKFKLGSSETSDVVALAKGSTSLRTQVNKSIDSIKSQNLVEKKYLKTAGSYMKVNTANTSMWHYWKYFATGVEYTIGVSAVSVVAGFILGILLAFMRLSKLRILKWLGTAYVEFVRGTPLMVQILFVYFGLGVIVNIPALLSGIIAVSLNSGAYVCEVIRGGIISIDKGQKEAARSLGMNAHDTMYSVVLPQAIRNIWPALGNEFVSLIKETSIVSIIGVSDMIYQLKIVQADTYRGVIPIFITMVLYFILTFTISRILRHYEIKMNKKVDTLV; via the coding sequence ATGATCAAAAAAGTATTAAAAGGACTGACACTCGCCTTGTTGAGTGTGTTGCTAGTTCTACCAATATTATCTGGCTCAGCTAATGCTGCGACTAATGAATCCAATTCTTCAAGCCAGGCTAGCTCGTCATCATCTAGTGCAATTACGACTGGGCAAGAAGATTCGTTAGCCAAGATTAAGCAAAAAGGCGAAATTGTCTTAGGAACCAGTCCTGATTATCCACCATATGAATTTATGGCAAAGGGTAAGGTTGTCGGGATGGATGTTGAGATTGCCAAAAAGATTGCCAAAGATATGGGCGTTAAGTTGGTTATCAAAAAAATGTCGTTTGATTCGTTACTAGTCGCTTTGCAAACAGGTAAAGTCGACATGGTTATTTCTGGAGTTAATCCAACTGCCAAGCGGGCAAAGAGTGTTGATTTCTCCAAGTCATATTATAAAGCCGGTCAGTACATCCTCGTTAATAAAGCAGACAAAGGTGTTTACAAAGACATGACATCTTTTAGTGGTAAAACACTGGGCGCTCAAACTGGATCATTACCATATAATATTGCTAAAAAACAAGCTAAAAATGCAAAGGTTAAAGGAATGGAACAAGTTTCTGACCTTGTTATTGCCCTTAAGACCCATAAAGTAGATGGGGTTGTATTAGATCAGCCAACTGCCGAAGCGTATGCTAAAAATGATTCTAGTATTGTTGCTAAAGATGGTAAGTTTAAGCTTGGTTCATCAGAAACCAGTGATGTGGTTGCTCTTGCAAAAGGATCAACCTCATTGCGCACACAAGTTAATAAATCAATTGATTCCATCAAGTCTCAAAATTTGGTAGAAAAGAAGTATTTGAAGACCGCTGGTTCTTATATGAAGGTTAATACAGCAAATACATCAATGTGGCACTACTGGAAGTACTTTGCTACAGGGGTTGAATACACAATTGGAGTCAGTGCGGTTTCAGTTGTTGCTGGATTTATTCTAGGTATTTTATTAGCTTTCATGCGTTTATCAAAATTAAGAATATTAAAGTGGTTAGGAACTGCGTATGTTGAATTTGTCCGTGGTACGCCATTGATGGTCCAGATTTTATTTGTCTACTTTGGTTTGGGAGTGATCGTTAATATCCCGGCATTGCTTTCTGGTATTATCGCTGTGTCGTTAAATAGTGGTGCGTATGTCTGTGAAGTTATTCGTGGTGGCATTATATCTATTGATAAAGGACAAAAGGAAGCGGCACGGAGTCTCGGAATGAATGCACATGATACAATGTACAGTGTTGTGTTACCACAAGCAATCCGGAATATCTGGCCAGCATTGGGTAATGAATTTGTTTCCTTAATTAAGGAAACTTCAATTGTTTCAATCATCGGTGTGTCAGATATGATTTATCAGTTGAAGATTGTTCAAGCCGATACTTATCGTGGAGTAATACCGATCTTCATTACAATGGTGCTGTACTTCATTTTGACATTTACAATTTCAAGAATATTGAGACATTATGAGATTAAAATGAATAAAAAGGTTGATACGTTAGTATAG
- a CDS encoding ammonium transporter, translating to MNAANTSFLVIASILVLFMTPGLAFFYGGLVSKRNVVNTMLSVFFICGLAILLWIAFGYTLSFSGNYAGIVGNLHHFFHQGINLTSLTATKIPVGLYSIFQMMFAIITPALFVGAVVGRMRFKFLLLFIVFWSILVYYPMVHMVWSPHGILASIGTMDFAGGTVVHIDAGVTALVLSMFLGHRLSYEKTTKHYNLPWVLLGTAILWIGWYGFNAGSALAINNIAVQATMTTTVATASAMITWLLIDMFRTGKPTLVGTCTGTLCGLVGITPAAGYVTIAGAFWIGIVATFASYLFVNVLKPKLGIDDALDAFGCHGVSGIIGSLATGLLATKSVNSGIAESGLFYGGGWHLFGVQLLATVVTIIFVSVMVAIIVVALKAVVPMRVTEVEELEGLDIGEHGEQVDYTVGRDSEINDYQKEFTGQLAKLNNQFKMHNNWNRN from the coding sequence ATGAACGCAGCAAACACATCTTTTTTGGTTATTGCGAGTATTTTAGTGTTGTTTATGACACCTGGTTTGGCGTTTTTCTATGGTGGCCTAGTCTCGAAACGAAATGTTGTTAATACGATGTTATCGGTCTTCTTTATCTGTGGATTAGCGATTCTCCTATGGATTGCATTTGGATATACACTTTCATTTAGTGGTAATTACGCTGGCATTGTTGGAAACTTGCATCATTTCTTTCATCAAGGGATAAATTTAACCAGTTTAACTGCTACCAAGATTCCGGTCGGATTGTACTCGATTTTTCAAATGATGTTTGCGATTATTACACCGGCATTATTTGTAGGGGCAGTTGTTGGCCGGATGCGATTTAAGTTTTTGCTGCTGTTCATTGTTTTCTGGTCAATCTTGGTCTATTATCCGATGGTTCATATGGTTTGGAGTCCACATGGGATATTAGCCAGCATTGGTACAATGGATTTTGCCGGCGGAACGGTTGTCCATATTGATGCTGGGGTTACAGCATTAGTATTATCAATGTTTCTCGGACACCGGTTAAGTTATGAGAAAACAACGAAACACTACAATCTTCCCTGGGTATTACTTGGAACAGCAATTTTATGGATTGGCTGGTATGGGTTTAATGCTGGGAGTGCATTGGCAATTAATAATATTGCTGTGCAAGCTACGATGACGACCACCGTTGCCACAGCTAGCGCGATGATTACCTGGTTATTAATTGATATGTTTCGTACTGGTAAACCGACCTTAGTGGGTACTTGTACCGGAACGTTGTGTGGGTTAGTTGGGATCACTCCAGCTGCTGGGTACGTTACAATTGCAGGGGCTTTTTGGATCGGGATTGTCGCTACATTTGCTAGTTATTTGTTCGTTAATGTTTTAAAACCTAAATTGGGAATTGATGATGCCTTAGATGCATTTGGTTGTCATGGAGTCAGCGGCATTATCGGCAGCCTGGCGACAGGATTATTGGCAACAAAATCGGTTAATTCTGGTATTGCTGAGAGTGGATTATTTTATGGTGGTGGTTGGCATTTATTCGGTGTGCAGCTGTTGGCAACAGTAGTAACAATCATTTTTGTCAGTGTTATGGTGGCAATTATTGTTGTTGCATTGAAAGCGGTAGTACCAATGCGAGTTACAGAGGTGGAGGAATTAGAAGGTCTCGATATTGGTGAACATGGTGAGCAGGTTGATTATACAGTTGGCCGAGATAGTGAAATTAATGATTATCAAAAAGAGTTCACCGGGCAACTAGCAAAACTGAATAATCAATTCAAAATGCATAATAATTGGAACAGAAATTAA
- the lrgB gene encoding antiholin-like protein LrgB: METTLAQPIFGIFISIAVYLIGQWLFKVGKGFFLFQPLFVGMVLGIIVVIILGKLMGTTTIQAYTKFYKPGGDIIFWFLNPATIAFAIPLYKRNDIVKKYWFEIILSLIIGSVISLFLILGTAKMFGLDDSAIAAMLPQAATTAIALPISTAIGGNFSITAMAVILNAVIIYALGDWLVKFFRLDKSRIGTGLGLGTAGHTVGSAKALEMGSIEGSMASIAVVVIGVVVDLIVPTFAHFIGL; the protein is encoded by the coding sequence ATGGAAACCACACTAGCGCAACCAATTTTTGGTATCTTTATTTCAATTGCCGTGTACCTAATTGGTCAATGGCTATTCAAAGTTGGTAAAGGATTTTTTTTATTTCAACCATTATTTGTTGGGATGGTCTTGGGTATTATTGTCGTGATAATTTTAGGAAAATTAATGGGAACAACAACGATTCAAGCGTATACAAAATTTTATAAACCGGGTGGAGATATTATCTTTTGGTTTCTAAACCCCGCTACAATTGCGTTCGCTATTCCATTATACAAGCGCAATGATATTGTTAAAAAATATTGGTTTGAAATTATTTTGTCACTGATTATTGGTTCTGTGATTTCGTTATTCTTAATCTTAGGAACAGCTAAGATGTTTGGATTAGATGATTCGGCAATAGCTGCTATGCTGCCACAGGCTGCCACTACTGCGATTGCTTTACCAATTTCAACTGCGATTGGTGGTAACTTTTCAATTACAGCGATGGCTGTGATTTTAAATGCTGTTATCATTTATGCTCTTGGCGATTGGCTAGTTAAGTTTTTCCGACTTGATAAGTCAAGAATTGGTACTGGCCTTGGATTAGGAACGGCAGGGCATACTGTTGGATCTGCAAAAGCACTTGAAATGGGATCCATTGAAGGATCAATGGCCTCAATTGCGGTGGTGGTTATTGGGGTGGTTGTTGATTTGATCGTACCAACATTTGCCCATTTTATCGGATTGTGA
- a CDS encoding CidA/LrgA family protein, with the protein MDKQKNNEKKSAPILIQMGIFACVLFVSSLISPLFPANFPVPTPVIGLVLLYLLLTFHIVKLEWVDNFGGFMISLIGFLFVPSGVSLASSLDIMKSEGLQIVSVVIISTVLMLVVTAYTAWILISLRNKISKRPSETPEEKENELKRSVN; encoded by the coding sequence ATGGATAAACAAAAGAACAATGAAAAGAAATCAGCACCAATTTTAATTCAAATGGGTATTTTTGCATGTGTATTATTTGTCTCTAGTTTGATTTCACCATTATTTCCAGCAAATTTTCCAGTGCCGACTCCAGTCATTGGGTTAGTTTTATTGTATTTGTTATTAACGTTTCATATTGTGAAATTAGAATGGGTGGATAATTTTGGCGGATTTATGATTAGTTTAATTGGATTTTTATTTGTTCCTTCAGGGGTGTCGCTAGCTAGCAGTTTGGATATTATGAAAAGCGAAGGGCTACAGATTGTTTCAGTTGTAATTATTTCAACTGTACTGATGCTGGTGGTAACGGCATACACAGCCTGGATATTAATCTCATTGAGAAATAAAATTTCGAAACGACCGAGTGAGACACCAGAAGAAAAGGAAAATGAGTTGAAAAGGAGCGTGAACTAA
- a CDS encoding LytR/AlgR family response regulator transcription factor: MMQVLIVDDEPLARGELKYLLAQNKNVGSILEADSIGNAKQLIVSKQIDLIFLDIQLGDENGFELADQIKKISKRPQIIFATAYDQYALDAFNANALDYILKPFEQSRVDEAIEKGASTNIEGSDDANKSHNNPRISITSEDKTRVINKQDIITVYVENGDLIVVTKRDQFRTKQALVHFQNLLDPHQFLQVHRSFLINLNEVKATEPSFNHTYELTMTDDNKVPVSRSFVNAMKRALGM; this comes from the coding sequence ATGATGCAAGTTTTAATTGTTGATGATGAACCCCTTGCACGGGGAGAATTAAAATATTTATTAGCTCAAAATAAAAATGTGGGATCTATTTTAGAGGCAGATTCAATTGGTAACGCGAAGCAACTGATCGTAAGCAAACAAATTGACTTGATCTTTTTAGATATCCAATTAGGGGATGAAAATGGATTTGAATTAGCGGATCAGATTAAAAAGATATCTAAACGTCCACAAATTATTTTTGCAACAGCATACGATCAATACGCTTTAGATGCCTTCAATGCTAATGCTCTCGATTATATTTTGAAACCTTTTGAGCAATCTCGAGTTGACGAAGCAATTGAAAAAGGAGCAAGTACCAATATTGAAGGTAGTGATGATGCGAATAAAAGCCATAATAACCCACGGATATCAATCACCAGCGAGGATAAGACACGAGTGATTAATAAACAGGATATTATTACCGTGTATGTGGAAAACGGTGATTTAATTGTTGTAACCAAGCGAGATCAATTTCGTACCAAGCAAGCACTTGTTCATTTCCAAAATTTATTGGATCCACATCAATTTTTACAAGTGCATCGTAGTTTTCTGATAAATTTAAATGAAGTTAAGGCCACCGAACCAAGCTTTAATCACACCTATGAATTAACGATGACAGATGATAACAAAGTTCCAGTTAGTCGTTCATTCGTGAATGCAATGAAACGTGCATTGGGCATGTAG
- a CDS encoding sensor histidine kinase, which translates to MLNLSLLMLERVGIVIILAFLLVNVRLFRRLLFHQNSFNAKVQLILIFAVFAIVSNLTGIEISPQNNLISSVILTGIPQNYSIANTRILAITVAGIVGGPFVGGVVGVVAGIHRVIQGSMTAWFYIPSSALIGILAGLFFQSKTRKNRLVVMTPMQGIVVGLVMELIQMVFILFFSPTGWKLVQFIAVPMVTLNAVGTFIFLSIIQLFLNQEQEARAMQTHDVLELADRTLPYFRAGLNVTSATKVAEIIKRYTNFSAISLTSTNQILAHVGAGSDHHVPNNAMVTRLSEAAIDSNHIKIAHSREEIGCSNPDCPLAAAIVIPLDVDNQVVGTLKMYYTDSYMLTPVEEQLATGLGSIFSSQLALGAAEIQSKLVKDAEIKSLQAQINPHFFFNAINTISAMIRRDSEQARTLLLQLSTYFRANLMGVRQTEITLSQEQEHVDAYLTLEQTRFPDKYEINFDIQTNLKVKLPPFTIQVLVENALKHAFTGRKKGNHVQITVVAVEQRLKIQVADNGNGIAPSRLHRLGKEEVSSEHGSGTALQNLNQRLTGIYGPASALEFKSDTNGTIITTYIPLKEELA; encoded by the coding sequence ATGCTGAATTTATCGTTATTGATGTTGGAACGAGTGGGGATTGTCATTATTTTGGCTTTCTTACTTGTTAATGTTCGCTTGTTTCGAAGATTACTTTTTCACCAGAATTCGTTCAACGCCAAGGTTCAATTAATTTTAATTTTTGCTGTTTTTGCGATTGTCTCAAATTTAACCGGAATTGAAATTAGTCCGCAAAATAATTTAATTTCATCAGTTATTTTAACTGGAATTCCACAAAATTACTCAATCGCAAATACCAGAATTTTGGCAATTACCGTCGCCGGGATTGTTGGCGGACCATTTGTGGGTGGAGTTGTCGGTGTAGTCGCCGGGATTCATCGGGTTATTCAAGGGAGCATGACGGCCTGGTTTTATATTCCTAGCTCTGCATTAATTGGAATTTTAGCTGGCCTGTTTTTTCAAAGTAAAACACGTAAAAATCGGCTGGTAGTTATGACACCAATGCAAGGAATTGTGGTTGGTTTGGTAATGGAACTCATTCAAATGGTTTTTATTTTATTTTTTAGTCCGACCGGTTGGAAATTAGTTCAATTTATTGCGGTTCCGATGGTTACACTAAATGCAGTTGGAACATTTATTTTTTTGTCAATTATTCAACTATTTTTGAATCAAGAACAAGAAGCGCGTGCAATGCAAACACATGATGTCTTGGAATTAGCTGATCGGACACTGCCATATTTTCGTGCGGGCTTAAATGTTACATCCGCCACTAAAGTAGCCGAAATTATCAAACGGTATACTAATTTTTCGGCGATCAGCTTGACCTCCACAAATCAAATTTTAGCACATGTGGGTGCCGGAAGTGACCATCATGTTCCTAACAATGCAATGGTGACGAGGCTGTCTGAAGCTGCAATTGATTCCAATCATATAAAGATTGCTCATAGTCGTGAAGAGATTGGATGCTCAAACCCAGACTGTCCGTTAGCGGCAGCAATTGTGATTCCGCTAGATGTAGATAATCAAGTGGTAGGAACACTAAAGATGTATTACACGGATAGCTACATGCTAACACCAGTTGAAGAACAATTGGCGACGGGGTTAGGCTCTATCTTTTCTAGTCAACTCGCTTTAGGTGCGGCAGAAATACAATCTAAATTGGTGAAAGATGCCGAAATTAAATCGTTACAGGCACAAATTAATCCACATTTCTTTTTCAATGCGATTAACACGATTTCAGCAATGATTAGACGTGACAGCGAGCAAGCAAGAACGCTGTTATTACAACTAAGCACCTATTTTAGAGCTAATTTAATGGGCGTCCGACAAACAGAGATTACGTTATCCCAAGAACAAGAGCATGTTGATGCCTACTTAACACTGGAACAAACGCGTTTTCCAGATAAATATGAAATTAATTTTGATATTCAAACGAATTTAAAAGTGAAATTGCCCCCATTTACAATTCAGGTGTTAGTAGAGAATGCCTTAAAGCACGCATTTACTGGTCGAAAAAAAGGGAATCATGTGCAGATTACTGTGGTGGCAGTGGAACAGCGGTTAAAAATTCAGGTTGCTGATAACGGCAACGGTATTGCGCCGAGTCGGTTGCATCGGTTAGGAAAAGAAGAAGTATCATCAGAACATGGTAGTGGCACGGCACTACAGAATTTGAATCAACGACTAACTGGAATATATGGGCCAGCAAGTGCACTTGAATTTAAATCAGATACAAATGGCACAATTATAACGACTTATATTCCACTAAAGGAGGAGCTGGCATGA
- a CDS encoding LVIS_2131 family protein, producing the protein MWTGWNWVGIILWIIVVAYFVYVIHFIRVKQLMLIVRTKKAFAWKNTWQYTGLLAVALIALVSMFYLTFFRQVDLSNKNEVEISTKYHPLVLTPIKDDFYYVQAHRGTSGDKPVVSYSYWLKHNKYTISGHNGTVVDGPVPMNVVASVYPWDLAKLKAQDTKNGKAFVAVMTIRYKQTILNGIGMRSGHVANRYTMIRVPAEGFVYHK; encoded by the coding sequence ATGTGGACAGGTTGGAATTGGGTTGGAATTATCTTATGGATTATTGTTGTCGCTTACTTTGTATATGTGATTCATTTTATTCGGGTTAAACAATTAATGTTAATTGTCAGAACAAAAAAAGCTTTTGCGTGGAAGAACACATGGCAATACACTGGCCTATTAGCAGTGGCACTAATTGCGCTGGTTTCAATGTTTTATTTGACATTTTTTCGGCAGGTTGATTTATCAAATAAAAATGAAGTTGAGATTTCAACTAAATATCACCCGCTTGTGTTGACTCCAATTAAGGATGATTTCTATTATGTTCAGGCACATCGAGGAACTTCCGGTGATAAGCCGGTTGTGTCATACTCATACTGGTTGAAACATAACAAATACACGATTAGTGGGCATAACGGGACAGTTGTAGATGGACCGGTTCCGATGAATGTGGTTGCATCTGTTTATCCGTGGGATCTGGCAAAACTTAAAGCACAGGATACTAAAAATGGTAAGGCGTTTGTTGCGGTCATGACAATTAGGTATAAGCAAACTATTTTAAACGGAATTGGAATGCGTAGTGGTCATGTAGCCAATCGATATACTATGATTCGGGTGCCAGCCGAAGGATTTGTTTATCACAAGTAG
- a CDS encoding LBP_cg2779 family protein gives MSDLSKLAEEIIAFEKQKHMADNDVAFGSQLSVERIHNIKSMTSAPTDEEVRLLRRFMKNTK, from the coding sequence ATGAGTGATTTAAGTAAACTAGCAGAAGAAATTATTGCATTTGAAAAGCAAAAGCATATGGCTGATAACGATGTAGCCTTTGGTAGTCAGCTTTCTGTTGAACGGATCCATAATATTAAATCAATGACTAGCGCACCAACTGACGAAGAAGTCCGATTATTACGAAGATTCATGAAAAACACAAAGTAA
- a CDS encoding LysM peptidoglycan-binding domain-containing protein — protein MKNNQPMDHKMHYKMYKQGRKWVFAGIAAFAVGLGATGVSAHADTANSVNDTDQSATTTSSANSTTNDSNVAVLSTGSSVASSASDDSAANSASNSASVAAKAVSAAASTATSDASTAASTTVSATSTSSDASSAAQSSATSTTSSAASSTTSTSAESTATSSATGSSAASSAVLVTEDASVIAAAKSAAMQVYEETGQAQTVTAVAAAATSTQPTFSSNATLQAFIESVEAGAIEGWTKYGVLPSVTVAQAILESGWGKSSLSTQAHNLFGIKGTYNGNYVNYPTKEYINGTYVTVYAQFRAYANNSESVADHGYFLYSNSRYSNLLGVTNYKTVTSLLQQDGYATDPNYTTSLNSLIAQYNLTQLDTIALAGASISGTGSNSSSGSSSSSNSSSNSTYYTVKSGDTLSGIASSYSTTAAALATLNSISNQNLIYVGQTLLVKQGSSSSTGSSSSSSSSSTSGSTYTVKSGDTLSAIAAAYGTTTSTLTSLNKLSNANLIYVGQVLTVKSGSSSSSNSSSSSSSASTYTVKSGDTLSGIAAKYGVSWTSLASKNSISSPYTIYVGQTLTVTGSSSSSSSSSSSSASATTSGTYTVKSGDTLSAIAVKYGTTSSALASANGISNANAIYVGQTIKVSGSSSSSSSNSSSSTSGSSYTVKSGDTLSGIAASKGVSWSSLASKNGISSPYTIYVGQTIKF, from the coding sequence ATGAAAAACAATCAACCAATGGATCATAAAATGCATTATAAGATGTATAAGCAGGGCCGTAAATGGGTCTTTGCTGGAATCGCAGCTTTTGCAGTCGGTTTAGGTGCTACTGGTGTTTCAGCTCACGCTGATACAGCTAACTCCGTTAACGACACAGATCAATCAGCAACCACGACTAGTAGTGCTAATTCCACCACTAATGATAGTAATGTTGCTGTTTTAAGTACTGGATCTTCAGTTGCTAGCAGTGCCAGCGATGACTCTGCTGCTAACTCCGCTAGTAACTCTGCCAGTGTAGCAGCCAAGGCTGTAAGTGCGGCTGCTTCGACAGCTACTAGTGACGCCAGCACAGCTGCTTCAACAACTGTTTCAGCAACATCGACTAGCAGCGATGCTAGTTCAGCAGCTCAGTCCAGTGCAACTAGTACCACCAGCTCGGCTGCTTCAAGCACAACAAGCACTTCGGCTGAATCAACCGCCACTTCTTCAGCTACTGGCAGTTCAGCAGCAAGTAGTGCAGTATTAGTAACTGAAGATGCTAGTGTGATTGCAGCCGCTAAGTCAGCTGCAATGCAAGTATATGAAGAAACTGGTCAGGCACAAACAGTGACAGCCGTTGCTGCGGCTGCTACATCAACCCAACCAACATTTAGTTCCAACGCAACTTTACAAGCATTCATCGAAAGTGTCGAAGCCGGAGCTATCGAAGGCTGGACAAAATATGGCGTCCTTCCTTCAGTAACTGTCGCTCAAGCAATTCTTGAAAGCGGCTGGGGTAAATCATCATTATCAACCCAAGCACACAACTTGTTTGGCATTAAGGGTACCTATAATGGCAACTATGTTAATTATCCTACCAAAGAATATATTAATGGCACCTATGTTACCGTCTATGCTCAATTTAGAGCTTATGCAAATAACTCCGAAAGTGTCGCCGATCATGGCTACTTCTTGTACTCAAATTCACGCTACAGCAATTTATTAGGTGTCACTAATTACAAGACAGTAACATCTTTGTTGCAACAAGATGGCTATGCTACTGATCCAAACTACACCACCTCACTGAACAGTTTGATTGCGCAATATAATCTGACTCAGCTGGATACCATTGCATTGGCTGGTGCTAGCATTTCCGGTACCGGCTCAAATTCATCATCTGGTTCAAGTTCATCATCTAATTCAAGTAGTAATTCAACGTACTACACTGTCAAGAGTGGTGACACATTGTCAGGAATTGCTAGTAGCTACAGTACAACTGCCGCTGCATTAGCAACATTAAATAGTATTAGTAATCAAAACCTGATTTACGTTGGACAAACACTATTAGTTAAACAAGGGTCAAGTTCTTCTACTGGTTCGTCAAGTTCTAGTTCTTCTAGTTCAACCAGCGGCTCAACCTACACAGTTAAAAGTGGTGATACATTGTCAGCAATCGCTGCTGCCTACGGTACAACCACTTCAACCTTAACTTCATTAAACAAGTTGAGTAATGCCAACTTGATTTATGTCGGCCAAGTTCTGACAGTTAAGTCCGGTTCGTCATCAAGTTCTAATTCATCATCGTCATCAAGTTCAGCTTCAACTTACACTGTTAAGAGTGGTGATACGCTATCTGGAATAGCTGCTAAATATGGTGTTAGCTGGACTAGCTTAGCATCTAAAAACAGCATTTCAAGTCCTTACACGATTTATGTCGGCCAAACATTAACTGTAACTGGTTCGTCTAGTTCATCAAGCTCATCGTCATCAAGTAGCGCTTCAGCGACTACTAGTGGCACATATACTGTTAAGAGCGGTGATACCTTATCAGCTATTGCAGTCAAATATGGCACAACATCGAGCGCATTAGCTAGTGCTAATGGCATTTCAAATGCCAATGCAATCTATGTTGGACAAACAATCAAAGTGAGCGGTTCAAGTAGCTCATCCAGCTCTAACTCAAGTTCTTCAACAAGTGGCTCGTCATATACTGTTAAGAGTGGTGATACGCTTTCTGGGATTGCTGCTTCTAAGGGAGTTAGTTGGTCTAGTTTAGCAAGCAAAAATGGTATTTCAAGTCCCTATACGATTTATGTTGGACAAACAATTAAATTCTAA
- the metF gene encoding methylenetetrahydrofolate reductase [NAD(P)H]: protein MKLTDIFKHKTVFSFEVFPPHGEAPVDKIRNTLTNLDHIHPDFISVTLGAGGIGAQNQTVEIADFIQNNLNIPAVAHIPGLYQSREDVRKLLAELSDHHITNILALRGDKITGKNPVGDFTHANELVSFIKEQADSFQIIGACYPQCHQEAANLTTDIINLKRKVDAGADHLISQVFYENQCFYDFVEQTRSAGISVPIEAGIMPVTNKNQIERMAKISGKPLPEKFVTILNHYADNKEALRDAGIAYAIDQIVDLVSHGVDGVHLYTMNHSRVAQRIWDATASLFQYSEVEPGFHL, encoded by the coding sequence ATGAAACTAACCGATATCTTTAAACATAAAACCGTTTTTTCTTTCGAAGTATTTCCTCCACATGGGGAGGCGCCAGTTGATAAAATTAGGAACACGTTGACTAATTTGGACCATATTCATCCGGACTTTATTTCAGTAACCCTCGGAGCAGGCGGAATTGGTGCACAAAATCAGACGGTAGAAATTGCGGATTTCATTCAAAATAATTTAAACATTCCGGCTGTTGCCCATATTCCTGGTCTTTATCAATCTAGGGAAGATGTGCGTAAATTACTGGCGGAGTTAAGCGATCATCATATTACCAATATTTTGGCACTACGAGGTGACAAAATTACTGGTAAAAATCCTGTTGGCGATTTTACCCATGCTAATGAATTAGTTAGTTTCATTAAAGAACAAGCTGATAGTTTTCAAATAATAGGAGCTTGTTACCCACAGTGTCATCAGGAGGCAGCCAATTTGACAACTGATATTATCAATTTAAAACGCAAAGTTGATGCTGGTGCAGATCACCTGATTTCCCAGGTGTTTTATGAAAACCAATGTTTTTATGATTTTGTGGAACAAACACGTTCAGCCGGAATTTCAGTTCCAATTGAAGCTGGTATCATGCCAGTTACTAATAAGAATCAGATTGAACGAATGGCGAAGATTTCAGGCAAACCGTTGCCAGAAAAGTTTGTTACTATTTTAAATCATTATGCGGACAATAAAGAAGCCTTAAGGGATGCTGGAATTGCTTATGCTATTGATCAAATCGTGGACTTAGTATCGCATGGTGTTGATGGAGTCCACCTTTATACGATGAATCATAGTCGAGTAGCACAAAGAATTTGGGATGCAACTGCCTCGTTGTTTCAATATTCTGAGGTAGAGCCTGGGTTCCATCTTTAA